The Allorhodopirellula heiligendammensis genome includes a window with the following:
- a CDS encoding sensor histidine kinase N-terminal domain-containing protein, translated as MLFRSIRWRILAWYTLVVTVVTSLAYLLAYVNVSHSVTRETDYLLEQQALELASSLTPTLDGKFVFEMRPEQSRPFRQEEDHAPYYRIWNQEQGRSTVRVPAWIFRILARSVAASVMAVGN; from the coding sequence GTGCTGTTTAGGTCCATCCGCTGGAGAATTCTGGCTTGGTATACGCTCGTCGTCACCGTCGTGACGTCGTTGGCCTACCTGCTCGCCTATGTCAACGTCTCGCATTCGGTTACCCGCGAAACCGACTACCTGCTTGAACAGCAGGCACTGGAACTCGCGTCCTCGCTTACACCTACTTTAGACGGGAAGTTTGTTTTTGAGATGCGTCCAGAGCAAAGCCGGCCCTTCCGGCAAGAGGAAGATCATGCCCCCTATTATCGAATCTGGAACCAAGAACAAGGGAGGTCGACAGTTCGAGTCCCGGCCTGGATATTCCGTATCCTAGCTCGATCGGTGGCCGCTTCCGTGATGGCTGTCGGGAATTAA
- a CDS encoding response regulator transcription factor — MRLLLIEDDNDLSEVTARALREYEFSVEVAYDGAMGVHKAQNEEYDLIMLDLMLPIMGGTDVLRTLRETMPTPVLILTARDATESKIEGLNLGADDYLTKPFDLDELIARVRALIRRSASKPAPVIQIGDIEVNSVSREVYKQGMLVPLTAKEYAILHLLLIRRGELVTRGMIYDRVYGEQDNTLSNVVDVYIANLRKRLGSNLIETRRGEGYIIRAV; from the coding sequence GTGAGATTATTGTTGATCGAAGATGACAACGACTTGTCAGAAGTGACCGCAAGAGCATTGCGTGAGTATGAGTTCTCTGTGGAGGTGGCGTATGATGGTGCGATGGGCGTACACAAAGCGCAGAATGAAGAATATGACTTAATCATGCTCGATCTGATGCTGCCAATCATGGGCGGCACTGACGTTCTCAGAACGTTGCGAGAAACCATGCCAACTCCTGTTCTCATCCTCACCGCGCGAGATGCGACTGAAAGTAAGATTGAAGGGCTGAATCTCGGGGCTGATGACTACCTCACAAAGCCCTTCGACCTGGATGAATTGATTGCGCGAGTTCGCGCACTGATACGTCGCTCGGCAAGTAAGCCGGCACCGGTCATTCAGATCGGCGATATTGAAGTCAATAGCGTGTCACGTGAAGTTTATAAACAGGGAATGCTTGTGCCCCTCACCGCAAAAGAGTACGCCATCCTGCATCTATTGCTGATCCGCCGTGGCGAACTGGTAACGCGCGGTATGATCTATGATCGAGTCTATGGCGAGCAAGACAATACGCTCTCTAACGTAGTCGACGTCTATATTGCGAATCTCCGCAAGAGACTTGGATCTAATCTGATCGAGACACGACGCGGGGAGGGCTACATCATCCGTGCTGTTTAG